A genomic stretch from Aedes albopictus strain Foshan chromosome 2, AalbF5, whole genome shotgun sequence includes:
- the LOC109621354 gene encoding matrix metalloproteinase-18-like isoform X1 has protein sequence MAVKRCNIREDTWRCCLLAMLLLILGEAIQQNEASFRFPSGRKSKEIKLKPSSKIQEPSITDSNSSDTSVSPVVPLEEPDMSKDDAEKILDEIGFNSTNDGTDGIGLRFFAGANTRILRYQQQHGLKETGELDRETKISLQSPKCGMSNVAAHGEDYKWSSRYLTYYVRNTPWGIPSRTVKNLIRNAFDQWSKVTNLEFIESNDPESDMEIAFGGRRHTNRESICDDDLGANTLAHAYYPQIGGIHFNTQFFHAAMDKDQFFTTAMHEIGHALGLEHSVSKASLMYPTAVAHFSEVPSQDVQRIQMKYGKRQGLKTTGLPTFCEVTKYDAMLYYQNKLVIIARKYGYKKINDRYEPTLLSEIWPGAPETLDAAESIGSHTYLFKGDQVWDFKDDEVQVGYPRKIHEAFPGLPKNLDGVIYDKETHIYAFKKDHYWRYNTVHKKVDRSDDIADYGVPERIDATLFDNVHNRLFFFKDTSRYIYEFDTRKTTRYDSRMFGC, from the exons ATGGCAGTGAAACGATGTAATATTCGTGAGGACACATGGCGTTGCTGCTTATTGGCAATGTTACTGTTAATACTTGGTGAAGCTATCCAGCAAAACGAGGCATCTTTTAGGTTCCCCAGTGGTCGAAAGAGCAAAGAAATTAAGTTAAAACCTAGCTCAAAAATTCAGGAACCTAGTATAACAGATAGCAATTCTAGTGATACAAGTGTTTCTCCCGTTGTTCCTTTGGAAGAACCGGACATGTCCAAAGATGACGCAGAG aaaattcttgatgaaatcggTTTCAACTCTACTAACGATGGCACTGATGGTATCGGACTCCGCTTTTTCGCTGGTGCAAATACCAGAATATTGCGCTATCAACAGCAACACGGGTTGAAAGAAACAGGCGAGCTAGATCGAGAAACTAAAATATCGCTCCAAAGTCCAAAATGTGGCATGAGCAACGTAGCTGCCCACGGAGAGGACTACAAGTGGAGCTCGCGATATCTCACATACTACGTTAGGAATACTCCATGGGGAATCCCCTCGAGGACTGTTAAAAATCTTATACGTAACGCTTTCGACCAGTGGAGTAAGGTGACGAACCTTGAATTCATTGAGTCTAACGACCCAGAGTCTGATATGGAGATTGCATTTGGCGGTCGAAGGCATACTAATAGAGAAAGCATATGTGATGATGATCTAGGAGCAAATACGTTGGCACACGCGTATTACCCGCAGATAGGAGGAATCCACTTCAACACTCAGTTCTTCCACGCAGCGATGGACAAGGATCAGTTTTTCACGACTGCAATGCATGAAATTGGCCATGCCCTCGGATTGGAACATTCCGTATCGAAAGCTTCACTTATGTATCCCACGGCAGTGGCACACTTTTCCGAAGTACCTAGTCAGGATGTTCAG AGAATTCAGATGAAGTATGGCAAACGCCAGGGACTGAAAACTACCGGATTACCTACTTTCTGCGAGGTGACAAAGTACGATGCTATGCTGTATTATCAAAACAAATTAGTCATAATCGCAAGAAAGTACGGCTACAAAAAGATCAATGATAGATATGAGCCAACTCTACTCAGCGAGATATGGCCAGGAGCTCCTG AAACCCTGGACGCCGCAGAAAGCATTGGTTCTCATACTTATTTATTCAAAGGTGATCAAGTGTGGGATTTCAAGGATGACGAGGTACAAGTAGGTTATCCTCGAAAAATCCATGAAGCATTTCCAGGACTGCCTAAGAATTTGGACGGCGTAATCTACGATAAAGAAACACATATTTATGCCTTCAAAAAGGATCATTATTGGAGATACAACACCGTCCATAAGAAAGTCGATCGCTCAGACGACATAGCAGACTATGGTGTGCCCGAAAGGATCGATGCAACACTCTTTGATAATGTTCACAATAGACTGTTTTTCTTCAAGGACACCTCAAGATATATATACGAATTTGACACTCGCAAAACAACACGATATGACTCTCGTATGTTTGGTTGCTAG
- the LOC109621354 gene encoding interstitial collagenase-like isoform X2, protein MAVKRCNIREDTWRCCLLAMLLLILGEAIQQNEASFRFPSGRKSKEIKLKPSSKIQEPSITDSNSSDTSVSPVVPLEEPDMSKDDAEKILDEIGFNSTNDGTDGIGLRFFAGANTRILRYQQQHGLKETGELDRETKISLQSPKCGMSNVAAHGEDYKWSSRYLTYYVRNTPWGIPSRTVKNLIRNAFDQWSKVTNLEFIESNDPESDMEIAFGGRRHTNRESICDDDLGANTLAHAYYPQIGGIHFNTQFFHAAMDKDQFFTTAMHEIGHALGLEHSVSKASLMYPTAVAHFSEVPSQDVQMKYGKRQGLKTTGLPTFCEVTKYDAMLYYQNKLVIIARKYGYKKINDRYEPTLLSEIWPGAPETLDAAESIGSHTYLFKGDQVWDFKDDEVQVGYPRKIHEAFPGLPKNLDGVIYDKETHIYAFKKDHYWRYNTVHKKVDRSDDIADYGVPERIDATLFDNVHNRLFFFKDTSRYIYEFDTRKTTRYDSRMFGC, encoded by the exons ATGGCAGTGAAACGATGTAATATTCGTGAGGACACATGGCGTTGCTGCTTATTGGCAATGTTACTGTTAATACTTGGTGAAGCTATCCAGCAAAACGAGGCATCTTTTAGGTTCCCCAGTGGTCGAAAGAGCAAAGAAATTAAGTTAAAACCTAGCTCAAAAATTCAGGAACCTAGTATAACAGATAGCAATTCTAGTGATACAAGTGTTTCTCCCGTTGTTCCTTTGGAAGAACCGGACATGTCCAAAGATGACGCAGAG aaaattcttgatgaaatcggTTTCAACTCTACTAACGATGGCACTGATGGTATCGGACTCCGCTTTTTCGCTGGTGCAAATACCAGAATATTGCGCTATCAACAGCAACACGGGTTGAAAGAAACAGGCGAGCTAGATCGAGAAACTAAAATATCGCTCCAAAGTCCAAAATGTGGCATGAGCAACGTAGCTGCCCACGGAGAGGACTACAAGTGGAGCTCGCGATATCTCACATACTACGTTAGGAATACTCCATGGGGAATCCCCTCGAGGACTGTTAAAAATCTTATACGTAACGCTTTCGACCAGTGGAGTAAGGTGACGAACCTTGAATTCATTGAGTCTAACGACCCAGAGTCTGATATGGAGATTGCATTTGGCGGTCGAAGGCATACTAATAGAGAAAGCATATGTGATGATGATCTAGGAGCAAATACGTTGGCACACGCGTATTACCCGCAGATAGGAGGAATCCACTTCAACACTCAGTTCTTCCACGCAGCGATGGACAAGGATCAGTTTTTCACGACTGCAATGCATGAAATTGGCCATGCCCTCGGATTGGAACATTCCGTATCGAAAGCTTCACTTATGTATCCCACGGCAGTGGCACACTTTTCCGAAGTACCTAGTCAGGATGTTCAG ATGAAGTATGGCAAACGCCAGGGACTGAAAACTACCGGATTACCTACTTTCTGCGAGGTGACAAAGTACGATGCTATGCTGTATTATCAAAACAAATTAGTCATAATCGCAAGAAAGTACGGCTACAAAAAGATCAATGATAGATATGAGCCAACTCTACTCAGCGAGATATGGCCAGGAGCTCCTG AAACCCTGGACGCCGCAGAAAGCATTGGTTCTCATACTTATTTATTCAAAGGTGATCAAGTGTGGGATTTCAAGGATGACGAGGTACAAGTAGGTTATCCTCGAAAAATCCATGAAGCATTTCCAGGACTGCCTAAGAATTTGGACGGCGTAATCTACGATAAAGAAACACATATTTATGCCTTCAAAAAGGATCATTATTGGAGATACAACACCGTCCATAAGAAAGTCGATCGCTCAGACGACATAGCAGACTATGGTGTGCCCGAAAGGATCGATGCAACACTCTTTGATAATGTTCACAATAGACTGTTTTTCTTCAAGGACACCTCAAGATATATATACGAATTTGACACTCGCAAAACAACACGATATGACTCTCGTATGTTTGGTTGCTAG